The Methanobrevibacter ruminantium genomic sequence AATTAATTTTAATAATTGTTTTAACTCATTTTTTTATCTTTAAAAATAAAAATAACTAAATATAATTATATTCAGTTAGTTTAAAGGACATATATTTCTTATTTTTTAAAATTTTTATGGGAAAGATTTATAAGGTATTATACCTTAATTATACATAACATTAAAAAAATATTATCTAAAATTAGTTTAATTATCTTTATATTTAGTATTTAATTGAATAAATTTTCAATAAATACTATGAGTTTTTATTTCATTTAATAAAGATTTTTAATAAGATTTTTATATTTTAGGAATTTCTAAAATATGAGATTTTTTTAGATTTTTATTGAGGAGCTCATATTTTTTATTGCATTAGTAAAATAAAAAATAATTTTAAAGATATTTGATTTTAAGAGTTATTTTTTTAAAACTTTTAAATTTGTATTTTTTTAGTGTATTGAGGTGAAAAAATTTCGTTAGAGAAAAGAGCATTGCTTTTGGCAATATTCTGCTTATTCTTCATTGCAATAAGTGGAGTATCTGCAAGTGATGCCTTAGATATGTCGAATAATCCAGATAACTCTAATATTCTTAGTGATTCTATCGATTCTGAATCTGAAGAGTCAATTGGAAATTCTTATACTGATCAATTATCTAATGAAGCTACTTCCAGTTTAGGTGCAAGTGCTTCTGACGCTTCCAATGATGCTAGTTCCACTTTAACTGAGGGGGAAGAGGACAATAGTCATGAGGCTATATTTGAAGATTCAAATTCCTCATCTTCAACTGTAAAGACTGCAACCAGCATAACTGTGTCTAAGACTAAAATTTACTCTGGAACTCCTATAGTTATTACATTAAAAGATAAGAATGGTAAAGTATTAAGTGGTAAAAAAGTTCAAATTAGCGTACCTAGTAAAAAAAGAGTTTTTACTATGACCACCAACTCAAAAGGACAGGTAAAGATTAATTATTACAAGATTGGAACTTTTAAAACTATTGTCCAATTTAAAGGAGACAAATCCTTTAGCGCTTTTAAAATCACAAAATACATTAAGGTTTTAAAAAGTGGGACCAGTTTAAAAGTTAAGAATACCACTGTTCCGAGATCAACTCCGTTGATTGTCACTTTAGTGAACAAGAAAAGCGGAAAGGCTATAAGTGGTAAAAAGATTAAGTTCAGAATTCCTATATTTGGTAATAAGATTTATAGGATAGCTACCAATTCCAAAGGTCAAGCTAAACTTTTTGTAACCACTAAAAAGAGTTTTTCTGTTATCATTAGTTATGCAGGTAATGATAATTTATATAAATCCTCAACAAAAGCATATGTAAAACCTATTAAGTGTAAAACAGCATTATCCTATTCATCCACTTCTTTGGAGTATGGTGAAGATTTTGTTGTAAACCTTAAAAAATCCAATGGGGATCCTGTAAAGAACAAGAAACTCATTGTTAAGGTAACTAATAAGAATGTAACATACACCTTGAAAACTAATTCAAATGGAAAGGCAATTGTTCCTGTAAAGTATCTCGGTACTTTAAAAATGAAAATCAGTTTCTCAGGAAATGATATGTTCGTTAAATCTTCTACAAGTGCTAATCTGACTGTTGAAAAGGGATCTACTAAAATAAAAGGTTCTGATGATTCTGTTGGAAAAGGATTTAATTATTATATCACTTTAAAGAACTCTGCTGGAAATGCATTGTCAAATAAGAAAGTGACCATTACCCTTAACGGCAAGACCTTTACCAAAACTACCAATTCAAAAGGGCAAGTTAGTTTGGTAATGAACTACAAATTAGGAACTTATCCTATTGAAGTGAGCTATGCTGGAAACAAATATTATGATTCATCCAAGCTTTCTACAAATGTTAAAGTGGTTGAACCATCTATCAGCATATCAAAAATCATTACTGCAGCTAAGGATTTAAAGGTCCGTGTAGAATACATCAATATTCTAAATAAGCAATACAGTGTAAATATCGATGGCAGAAAGTATACTATGGATGAATTTGCATATCTTATGGCTGGTGCTATAACCAACATAAATAGCGGTTCAAAAGCAAATGTTAAAATTAAGGATTTATCAAATAATTACAATTCCTCTGGAAGCAAGATTAGTGGTAAATTATATAAAGCTGAATACCTTAAGTTAGCAAAGAATGTTACAAGCTTTGTTAATGATAATAAACGTATTCCTAATTACAAGCTAACTAATTTAGGTAAAATGGAAGCAAACCTTTACATTTATGCGTTTACTGCTGCTTTAAATTATTATGGTAATAATAATAGATTGCCTTATTATGTAACAGTCAAAACCAGTTATGTTAGAGGAGGATATTCTATTTCCATTAGTCAAAATGGTAAAATTTTGAACTATAGGCAGATATTTGATTCAGATGAATTTGCAAAATACTTGAAAACAGGAGGTAAATCTGCACTAAATGATGCTATTAAAAAGAAAGCTAAAGAATTAACCGCAGGGTTATCCAGTCCTAAGGCTAAAGCAAACGCTATCTTTGAATTTGTAAGGGATGATATTAAATATAGTTTCTATACAAATTCCTTAAAAGGAGCAAAAGGTACTTTAAGTTCCAAAAGCGGTAACTGTTGTGATAAAGCTAACTTGATTGTAGCAATGTGCAGATCTGTAGGTATTTATGCAAGATATTCCCATGCAAAGAACTGTAAATTCGCTAGCGGATTAAATACTGGTCACGTATGGGCTCAAGTTTACGATCCAATATCACAAACTTGGTATACTGCTGATGCAACAAGCCGCAGAAATGAATTAGGCAACATTAAGAATTGGAATACCAAGTCTTACAGCATACCTAAGAACTATGCGCTTATACCATTCTAGATTTATTGATTATTTGATTGGAGAGATAGAATAATTCTTTTAAAGTTTTATTCTATAATTTTATTTTTTTAAATATTTTTTAATTAAATTATTTATTTTAATTATTTTTAATTTATTTTAATTCTATTTTTATTATTTTTAATTTATTTTAATTCTATTTTTATTTATTTTTATTAATTTTAAATATTTTTCAATTTAAGTTTTTCTAGCTATTTTTAACTTTTTTCATTAAGTTTATATAACTTTAAATTTAAATTTAAATTGTAGATTAATTGATTTTTTTATAAAAACTGTTTTTAACAAATATTTGTTGATTATTATGGCAAAGTATAAACGAGTAGCTGTTGGGGGAACATTTGACAAATTTCATTATGGCCATAGAAGCTTGATTGCCAAGGCTTTTGAAATTGGTGAAAATGTTGAAATAGGAGTGACTTCCAATGTTTTTGCATGCAATAAGGAGGGGGATGTTGACTCCTGTGATGTTCGTATGGCTAATTTAAATGATTTTTTAGGTACAAAGTATAAGAATTTCCATATTTCTCGTTTGGATGATCCTTATGGGCCAACAATTCATGATGAAAATTATGATGCTATTGTTGTAAGTGAGGAAACTGAACCTAATGCTGTAAAAATCAATGAGATTCGAGTCAGTAAAGGCATGAAACCTCTTGATATTGTTGTTGTAAGCTTTGTCTTGGCCGATGATGGAATACCTATTTCTTCCACTCGTATACGTCAAGGAAAAATCAATCAAAAAGGGGAATTAATTTAAAGATTCCATTTTTTTATGTTATTAGTTTTTATTAGTTTTTATTAGTTTTTATTAGTTTTATTACTTTTTATTACTTTTAGCGGTTAAGTGCCTTATTTTTATATATTTTTTATAACTTTTTTTTAAGAGATATTTTATCATTTATTTTTAATTTAACCTATTATTTGTCTTTTTTTATTTATTTAACCTTTTTAAATTAATTATTTTTCAAAAATTCATGAAATTTTCAAAAATTTTTAAGCAGACCTTAAAATTAAATCGTTATGTTTATATATTCATGTCGATAAATATAGTATTAAATATATTAAAATTATTTATTATACTTTATATTATATAACAATTAGATAATTACTTAAGTGTGGGATTGTTATGATTTTTATTCAAAGAGATGGAAGCGAAACAAGAAAATTATCTTATGATAATAATGTATGTTTAGCATGTGGAATATGTGCTGACTCTTGTCCGACCAGCTCCTTAGCTTTAGGGGATGTTTTAGGTATTGCAAGAGGTCAGGTAGAAGGAAACAAGCTTGCAATAGATGAAGAAACTTGTGTTATTTGTGGTTTATGTGCATCTGCTTGCCCATTTGGAGCATTGGACTTTGAAATTGATGGTTCAAGTTCTAAAGACTTGGCTGCTTATCCAACATGGACTCATGAATCTGCAATTGATGATGAATCATGTGAATTCTGTGGAAGATGTACTGTAGCATGTCCTCAAGATGCAATATTGTTCAAAAGGGAATTGCCGGATAGAAATGACTTGTTAAAAGGTGAAATTTCAATAAACGATGGGGAATGTATCTATTGTAGTGCTTGTGCTGAATTATGTCCTGCAGATGCAATCACTGTTGTAAATACTCCTGATGCTTGTTCCATTGAAGTGGATGAGGATAAGTGTGTCTACTGTGGAGTATGTAAGAGAGTATGTCCTCAAGAAGCAATCAAAAACGTATGTGTTACCTGTATGCATAGTGAAGAAATTGAAAAGCCTGCAATCACTGGTGCCATATTCATTGGATCCGATTGTATCAACTGTGGATGGTGTAAGGAAATCTGTCCTGTAGATGCAGCAGAAGTCACTAAACCATTTGAAGGTGAAATAACCACTACAGGAGAAGACTGTGTAGGTTGTGGATCCTGTGTAGACCTTTGTGCATGTAATGCAATTGTTCTTGAAGACAATGTTGCTAAATTCAATGATGAATACTGTGTTTTATGTGGTGCATGTACTAAAGTATGTCCTCAAGAAAGAATTGTTGTAAAAAGAACTGACATGAAATTAACCAATGTTTCCTCAGCTTCTTGGAAAGCAACTTTAGAAAGATTACTTGATTAGATTGAATAAATCATTTAATTTTATTCAATTAAATTCCTTTTTTCAATCTATCATATTCTCATATTTACAAAATAATAAAATCTCCATTTGACAATTAGTTTGCGGGGGTTTTCTATTTAGTTAGAAAGATTTATTATTTTTTATTTTTTATTTTTTTTACTATTTATTAATTTTATAAATTTTTTTGTTTTACTTATCTTGCTTATTTCAAGACTTTTTATATTATGTATTTATAAATTATTTTTAGGATTTTTACCAGGATATTTTATTTTAATTTAACTTATTAAATAAAAAAAGTCTTCCTTTAGAAAGCGTTTGATTGAATAGATCATTGATTTCCAAGTTGATTTTATAGATGTAAGTTCCGCAAATGATTGAAATCATTAAAATCGAACCTAATAATAAAATTACTTCAACGCTTGTTTGGCCTCTGTTGTCCAATTTAAGATGTTCTAGCGCTTTCATTATTTTACCATTTAAGACATATGAATGTTTATTCAATTTAATACATGCTTACATTGTTTCTAATGGAACTTATATCCTGTGTAGCATTCAATCCACTTGCATTGTTACTGAAGTAAGATCTATAAATCAAAAGCCCTGCTAAAGCTATTACAATTACTCCTCCAAATAATAGGATATATTCTGCAGCTCCTTGGCCTGAATTGTCCTTGGAAATAGCTTTGATACTTGATTTAATATTATATTTTATACTTTCACTTAAGTGTATGCCATTTTCATTTTTATATTTTTCAAAAGTCATGTTTTCACCTCATTTTGTTAAATAATTTCAATGACTTATTATTTAAGTATTGTCTTTTTTTCTAATTTGGGAAACAATTTGAGATTAATATTAAAAATAAAATATGATTTACTTTTTAATATAAATTTAACATTCATATTATCTTTTTTATTCATTTTAAAATATTATAATCATTTTTGAATTTTACAATATTCATATAAATTGCCTATTCTCTTAAATTTTATTTAATTTTGTTTTTATTTATTTGAGAATAGGAATTAATCACAGATTTTTTATTTTAATCAATTTTATATTATAATTTAGTTTTTTTACTAATTTTTAAGCCTTTTTTCATTCATTAAAAACAAAATTATATAAATGATTAATATTATATATAAATATTAATAATGGTTAATTTTTTATTAAAATCTTAATTTAACCATTTAATTGATTATACTTATATTTTTAGGTGGGTTAATTGGCAGATTCGTTAGATATATTTACTGGTATTTTATTAACAGTCATTGGTTTAGTTCTTGTTTATGGAAGTATCGTTTATCGTCTAATAGATTTAATTCTAATCATAGGTGTTTTAATCACCATTTTCGGTTTATACAAATTACTTCCAGCATTTATCTTAAGAATTATAGACTCAAGAGGCTTGAATAGGAATTCAAGGCGCAATAAATTGAATCAAAGGTCTAAAAATGACACTTTTTCACGTGTAATGGAAAGTGCTAAAGAGGTTGAGGATTTAGTTAATTCCAAATTGGATGGCAGTTCCAATTCCAATTCAAGATCCAAATCAATTTTAAAACCTCGGGATGATTCATCTTCAATGACTCTTGATGAGTACTTAAATACAAGTCAACAAACAGAAACCAAGACAAGATTCAGCGAACCACTGGATCAATCCAAACAGGTTCTCAAGACTAAACCAGTAAATGAAGAAAAGCCTAAATTTAAACTCCCATCTATTAGAAAGTCTAGCAATCCTAAAAAGAGAAGTTATGGTTATTTAGAAGATCAAGAGGAATCCAATCCTGATACTGTTTACTTCACACCTAATTATGAAAAGCCTATGAGAGTTACCCGCAGGCCAAAAAGGAAATCCAAAGAAACAATCAATCTTGCTGATGCTCCTAAAAGGTCTCTTGAGATTTCAAAGGCCTTGGCAAGTGTTGGTGAAGCGGAAACAGTTTATGACAACGATGTATCTGATGAAAGTTACAGCCTAATGCCTAAAACCATTGATGAAGAAATCATAATGCCTATTGATGAGATTGATTTAGAGCCACAAGAAGAACCGGTTTATAATTTGTCTCAATCTGGAAATACTCTTTACAATAATGTGATTTATGATGAATCCCTCGAAGAAGATTTCATAACCCCTATCTATGCGGATGAGGGTTATAGAGAGGAACATGGCATCGTCTATGAGGATTACGTGGAAGAACCAATTGAAGAGGATTCCCAATCTGATGTTAAAGTTGCTGATGATTTAGGATATATTACTCCTGATTCAGCTATTGATGTTGAAAACTTGCCAAGACCAACATCCATTGCTTCTACAAATCCAATAGCTTCTAAGGAAGAGGCTAATACTAATTTATCCAGACCTCATAAGAAATCTTCCAAGATTGATGATTCAAAACCTAAAGTTGAGATTGGGGAAATTCCTAGACCTGTTCCAAAAGTCCACACACCAACTGTGGCAGAGGAACTTCCAGTTGTGCCTGTTTCTGAAATTGCAGGTACCTCTGATGAGACAATTACAATTGACCCTAATAATCCGGAATCAATTCCTATTCCAAAATTATTGAATAGTTATGTCATTTGTGAAAAAGGAATCTTAACTTCACAGGAAGCTTTTGAAGAGGTTGCAAGTCATTCTAAAGAAGAGATCTTATTGGAAGCTCCAACAATTAAGGATATGGGTGACAGATTCCTCTCAAGCCTTACAAAAATCAAATCAAGAGTGATTATTGAGGAATTTGATTTGGAGGATATTTCATATGTTCTCTTATTAAGTTCCCTCATTAAGAAAGGAGTTGAAATCAAGACTTTAGATTCTGTAGAATCATTTAACTTAATTGGAGATACATCTCATGCATTATTGATATCCAACAGCATAGATGAGGATGATTTTGAATATGGTGCAGTTTATGATGATGTGGAATCAGTGGAAAACATCAAGGAATTATTCGAATCCTCTTGGAAATTGGCTAATGGCTTGGATATTGGTGCACTTGTTGAAAACAATAATTAAATTGATTTTTTTTACTTTTATAAACTAATGATATTGAAAAGGTGAAATTATGGAAATTAGATGGTTAGGTCATTCTGCATTTGAATTGATCAGTGATGAAGGAGTAAAGATATTGGTTGATCCATTTATTAGCAATAATCCTGCTTGCCCTCTTCCTGTTGAGGAATTGGAAGCAAATATCA encodes the following:
- the fwdF gene encoding tungsten-dependent formylmethanofuran dehydrogenase subunit FwdF — translated: MIFIQRDGSETRKLSYDNNVCLACGICADSCPTSSLALGDVLGIARGQVEGNKLAIDEETCVICGLCASACPFGALDFEIDGSSSKDLAAYPTWTHESAIDDESCEFCGRCTVACPQDAILFKRELPDRNDLLKGEISINDGECIYCSACAELCPADAITVVNTPDACSIEVDEDKCVYCGVCKRVCPQEAIKNVCVTCMHSEEIEKPAITGAIFIGSDCINCGWCKEICPVDAAEVTKPFEGEITTTGEDCVGCGSCVDLCACNAIVLEDNVAKFNDEYCVLCGACTKVCPQERIVVKRTDMKLTNVSSASWKATLERLLD
- a CDS encoding transglutaminase domain-containing protein → MAIFCLFFIAISGVSASDALDMSNNPDNSNILSDSIDSESEESIGNSYTDQLSNEATSSLGASASDASNDASSTLTEGEEDNSHEAIFEDSNSSSSTVKTATSITVSKTKIYSGTPIVITLKDKNGKVLSGKKVQISVPSKKRVFTMTTNSKGQVKINYYKIGTFKTIVQFKGDKSFSAFKITKYIKVLKSGTSLKVKNTTVPRSTPLIVTLVNKKSGKAISGKKIKFRIPIFGNKIYRIATNSKGQAKLFVTTKKSFSVIISYAGNDNLYKSSTKAYVKPIKCKTALSYSSTSLEYGEDFVVNLKKSNGDPVKNKKLIVKVTNKNVTYTLKTNSNGKAIVPVKYLGTLKMKISFSGNDMFVKSSTSANLTVEKGSTKIKGSDDSVGKGFNYYITLKNSAGNALSNKKVTITLNGKTFTKTTNSKGQVSLVMNYKLGTYPIEVSYAGNKYYDSSKLSTNVKVVEPSISISKIITAAKDLKVRVEYINILNKQYSVNIDGRKYTMDEFAYLMAGAITNINSGSKANVKIKDLSNNYNSSGSKISGKLYKAEYLKLAKNVTSFVNDNKRIPNYKLTNLGKMEANLYIYAFTAALNYYGNNNRLPYYVTVKTSYVRGGYSISISQNGKILNYRQIFDSDEFAKYLKTGGKSALNDAIKKKAKELTAGLSSPKAKANAIFEFVRDDIKYSFYTNSLKGAKGTLSSKSGNCCDKANLIVAMCRSVGIYARYSHAKNCKFASGLNTGHVWAQVYDPISQTWYTADATSRRNELGNIKNWNTKSYSIPKNYALIPF
- a CDS encoding phosphopantetheine adenylyltransferase, producing MAKYKRVAVGGTFDKFHYGHRSLIAKAFEIGENVEIGVTSNVFACNKEGDVDSCDVRMANLNDFLGTKYKNFHISRLDDPYGPTIHDENYDAIVVSEETEPNAVKINEIRVSKGMKPLDIVVVSFVLADDGIPISSTRIRQGKINQKGELI
- a CDS encoding class III signal peptide-containing protein; this translates as MKAISKDNSGQGAAEYILLFGGVIVIALAGLLIYRSYFSNNASGLNATQDISSIRNNVSMY
- a CDS encoding class III signal peptide-containing protein, yielding MKALEHLKLDNRGQTSVEVILLLGSILMISIICGTYIYKINLEINDLFNQTLSKGRLFLFNKLN